CGATCGATGATCTGGTCACCAAGGCCTTTGACATGCTGGAGAAAGTCTATAAGAACAAGGACCACATTACAGGTCTTCCTTCCGGCTTCTATGACCTGGACAGCCTTACAGCCGGCTTTCAGCCCGCAGACCTGATCATAGTAGCGGGCCGGCCCTCAATGGGAAAGACCGCCCTCACCCTCAATATAGCAGCCCACGTGGCTTTCGAGCACAAGAAACCAGTAGCTGTCTTTAATCTGGAAATGCCCGCCACCCAGCTTGTGCAGCGCATACTATCCCAGGAAGCTGAGATCGACCAGAGCCTGCTCAGGAAAGGCATGATCAAGCAGAGCGACTGGGGCAAGCTGCATCTGGCCGCGAGCAGGATCGCCAAGGGAAAGATTTTCATCGACGACACGGCCAACATCACTGTACTGGAAATCAGAGCCAAGAGCCGGAAACTCAAATCACAGAATCCTGATCTGTCCCTGATAATCGTGGACTATCTGCAGCTGATCAGCTCGTCTTCCTCAGTGGAAAGCAGGCAGCAGCAGATCACTGAAATCTCCAGAGGAATGAAACTCCTCTCACGCGAGCTGAACGTCCCGATCATAGTGCTTTCCCAGCTCAACCGCGCCGTGGAATCCAGAACAGACAGACGCCCCATGCTTTCCGATCTCCGGGAATCCGGTTCGATCGAGCAGGACGCAGACCTGGTCATGCTGCTGTACAGGGACGAGTACTACAAAAAGGATAAGACGGCAGAACCTGGGATCGCTGAAATCAGCATTGCCAAGCACAGGAACGGCCCGATCGGGGTGGTGAAGCTTGAATTCAAGGATAAATACACAAGATTCTATAACACCACACGGCGTTCGGAATAGAACCTATTCCAGCTCGCTCCGCGCCTTGTATGCATAATCACTGTAAGGCTCAAGCGTAATGCACTGCCTGAAATAGGACTGGGACAGTTCCCTGCTGCCCTTGGCTTTGAAGGCAATTCCCAGGAAGTAATAAACCGCGTTGGCCTGATAGACCGGTGAAATGTCGTACTTGTCCACCTGATAGCTTCCGCCGTTCTGGAACTTCTTGTCAGAGTTGATATACAGCAGCGCATCTTTGAGGTATTTCACCATTGAATCATAGTCTTCAAGAGCTTTCAGGCTTTCAGCCAGGCAGATCTTGACGAACACGGAATTCTTGTACAGCTTGTCAGCCTCTTCCAGGGCATAGTATGCTTTCTGATAGTCTGAAGCGTTCATGTAATAAATTCCCATTGCCAGGTACGCCTCTCCCAGAGAAGGATCACTGATCATGGCGTTCTGCAGTTCTTTGAAAGCCTGGTTCTTGTTCCCCTCGTGGAATTTCTGATAGGCAAGGTCCAGATGCGCCCTGGACATCAGGTCCCCTGACTGCAGCCCCTTGATCTTGGAGATCTTTTCCAGTTCAAGGTCTGACCCTGTCTTGTCTCCGAGGTTCTTCCTGTAAAACGCCACCTGGTAGCGGACCCGGATATTGGAGGGATCGAGCTGGGAAGCCTTGTTGGCGTCTGTCAGCGCCTTTACCAGGTTGTTCTTGCGGGCATAGACCAGGGAGCGGTAATAGTAAGCATC
This genomic stretch from Candidatus Wallbacteria bacterium harbors:
- the dnaB gene encoding replicative DNA helicase → MTDRKLPPQDLEAEEAVLGAMMLSKDAVSASLELLSETDFYQPKFQVIFCAVRSLERSGSPVDLRTVTDYLQNNKMLEGAGGAAFITDLISRVPNYSNIEAYAKIVKAKSILRQLIQTGQEITNLAFEGGGGAEFNLDQLIDQAEQKLYLVSHNRNIKDFQPIDDLVTKAFDMLEKVYKNKDHITGLPSGFYDLDSLTAGFQPADLIIVAGRPSMGKTALTLNIAAHVAFEHKKPVAVFNLEMPATQLVQRILSQEAEIDQSLLRKGMIKQSDWGKLHLAASRIAKGKIFIDDTANITVLEIRAKSRKLKSQNPDLSLIIVDYLQLISSSSSVESRQQQITEISRGMKLLSRELNVPIIVLSQLNRAVESRTDRRPMLSDLRESGSIEQDADLVMLLYRDEYYKKDKTAEPGIAEISIAKHRNGPIGVVKLEFKDKYTRFYNTTRRSE